In Elaeis guineensis isolate ETL-2024a chromosome 1, EG11, whole genome shotgun sequence, a genomic segment contains:
- the LOC105033434 gene encoding oryzain alpha chain: MGSKATVVALLLLCLAAAASATPDMSIISYDEAHGMRGLERSEEEMQILFEGWLVKYGRSYNTEKEWRFEIFKNNVRFIDAHNAAADAGHHSFRLGLNHFADMTDEEYRAIYLGTRPAGHDWMARVESDRYRYNASERLPNSVDWRTKGAVVAVKNQGKCGSCWAFSAVAAVEGINKIVTGKLISLSEQELVDCDNVDNHGCNGGVRNNAFRFIIKNGGIDTEKDYPYTARDGKCDQRKKNTKVVSIDGYEVVPVNNEKALQKAVANQPVSVSIDAGSREFQLYRSGIFTGGCGTHLNHGVVVVGYGTKNGTDYWIVRNSWGGGWGESGYIRMERNVRTSTGKCGIAIRPSYPTKKGRKINA, from the exons ATGGGTTCGAAGGCCACCGTGGTGGCGCTCCTCCTCTTGTGCCTGGCCGCGGCCGCGTCTGCCACGCCGGATATGTCAATCATTAGCTACGACGAGGCCCACGGCATGCGGGGGCTGGAGCGGAGCGAGGAAGAGATGCAGATCCTCTTCGAGGGGTGGCTCGTGAAGTACGGCCGGTCGTACAACACAGAAAAGGAGTGGAGGTTCGAGATCTTCAAGAACAACGTCCGCTTTATCGATGCCCACAATGCCGCCGCCGACGCCGGCCACCACTCCTTCCGCCTCGGCCTCAACCACTTCGCCGACATGACCGACGAGGAGTACCGCGCCATCTACCTCGGCACCCGGCCTGCCGGCCACGACTGGATGGCCCGTGTCGAGAGCGACCGCTACCGTTACAACGCTAGCGAGCGCCTGCCGAACTCCGTCGATTGGAGGACCAAAGGTGCTGTCGTCGCAGTCAAGAATCAGGGCAAATGCG GGAGTTGCTGGGCGTTCTCGGCCGTTGCTGCGGTGGAAGGGATCAACAAGATCGTGACTGGGAAGCTGATATCCCTTTCCGAGCAGGAGCTGGTGGACTGCGACAACGTGGACAACCACGGCTGCAATGGTGGCGTCAGGAACAATGCCTTTCGGTTCATCATCAAGAATGGTGGTATCGACACCGAGAAGGACTACCCCTACACTGCTCGTGATGGCAAGTGCGACCAGCGCAAG AAGAACACCAAGGTTGTCTCCATCGATGGGTACGAAGTTGTTCCTGTGAATAATGAGAAGGCCCTGCAGAAGGCCGTCGCAAATCAGCCTGTTAGTGTCTCTATTGATGCTGGCAGCCGGGAGTTCCAGCTATACCGCTCG GGAATTTTCACCGGAGGATGTGGGACTCATCTTAACCATGGCGTTGTTGTCGTTGGCTATGGCACTAAGAATGGCACGGACTACTGGATTGTCAGGAACTCATGGGGTGGTGGCTGGGGAGAGTCTGGGTATATTAGAATGGAGCGCAATGTCCGCACATCCACTGGCAAGTGCGGGATCGCCATCAGGCCATCTTACCCCACTAAGAAGGGCCGGAAGATTAATGCATGA